Proteins encoded within one genomic window of Setaria italica strain Yugu1 chromosome IV, Setaria_italica_v2.0, whole genome shotgun sequence:
- the LOC101767983 gene encoding GDSL esterase/lipase At5g45910, whose amino-acid sequence MRSGHRMAGAAALVAVVCASWAAAAAAQKYNAIFSFGDSITDTGNLCTNGKPSQITFTQPPYGETYFGTPTCRCCDGRVIVDFLSSKFGLPFLPPSKSTTADFKKGANMAITGATAMDAPFFRSLGLSDKIWNNGPISFQLQWFQQITSSVCGQNCKSYLGNSLFVFGEFGGNDYNAMLFGNYNTDQASTYTPQIVSTIANGIEKLIAMGATDIVVPGVLPIGCFPIYLTIYGTSNAGDYDGLGCLKKFNDLSTNHNNQLKTQIASLQSKYPNARIMYADFYSGVYDMVKNPGSYGFSTAFQTCCGSGGGKYNYQNSARCGMSGASACSNPAAHLSWDGIHLTEAAYKQITDGWLSGAHCSPAILH is encoded by the exons ATGAGGAGCGGTCACCGTatggcgggtgcggcggcgctggtggcggtggtgtgcgcgtcgtgggcggcggcggcggcggcgcagaagTACAATGCCATCTTCAGCTTCGGCGACTCCATCACGGACACGGGGAACCTCTGCACCAACGGGAAGCCGTCGCAGATCACCTTCACGCAGCCGCCCTACGGCGAGACCTACTTCGGCACGCCCACCTGCCGCTGCTGCGACGGCCGCGTCATCGTCGACTTCCTCA GCAGCAAGTTCGGGCTGCCGTTCCTGCCGCCGTCCAAGTCGACGACGGCCGACTTCAAGAAGGGCGCCAACATGGCCATCACCGGCGCGACGGCCATGGACGCTCCCTTCTTCCGCTCGCTGGGGCTCTCCGACAAGATCTGGAACAACGGACCCATCAGCTTCCAGCTCCAGTGGTTCCAGCAGATCACGTCCTCCGTCTGCGGGCAGA ACTGCAAGAGCTACCTGGGCAACTCCCTGTTCGTGTTCGGCGAGTTCGGTGGCAACGACTACAACGCGATGCTGTTCGGCAACTACAACACGGACCAGGCGAGCACGTACACTCCCCAGATCGTGAGCACCATCGCCAACGGCATCGAGAAGCTGATCGCGATGGGTGCGACCGACATCGTCGTCCCGGGCGTGCTCCCCATCGGGTGCTTCCCCATCTACCTCACCATCTACGGCACCTCCAACGCCGGCGACTACGACGGCCTCGGCTGCCTGAAGAAGTTCAACGACCTATCCACCAACCACAACAACCAGCTCAAGACCCAGATCGCCAGCCTCCAGTCCAAGTACCCCAACGCCCGCATCATGTACGCCGACTTCTACAGCGGCGTCTACGACATGGTCAAGAACCCCGGCAGCTATG GGTTCAGCACGGCGTTCCAGACGTgctgcggctccggcggcggcaagtACAACTACCAGAACAGCGCGCGGTGCGGGATGTCGGGCGCGTCGGCGTGCTCCAACCCGGCGGCGCACCTCAGCTGGGACGGCATCCACCTCACCGAGGCCGCCTACAAGCAGATCACCGACGGCTGGCTCAGCGGGGCCCACTGCAGCCCGGCCATCCTCCACTAG